The following proteins come from a genomic window of Gemmatimonadaceae bacterium:
- a CDS encoding peptide ABC transporter substrate-binding protein produces MKPISLIQICAAAAAVALSLCACSPDRSEKPAGGGTIVISASADPDLLLPPLTMSVQGKQIVDQIFDNLADIGDGMNTVGDSGFRPRLAKSWRWAPDSSWIEFNIDPNARWHDGKRVQSPDVRFTFSLLKDTAVGSQLAANVENVDSVTLPDPLIARVWLAKHPPNEFFRLASAIAILPEHLLKHVAPQSLRTSSFARAPIGSGRFRFSKWTPSTSIVLTADTANYRGRPETDRLVWLVSQDYDGAALRFLSGQADFLDVVKPELVDKVRAGGRHLSTGTPSLNYGYVAFNLRDGATSRPHPILSDRAVRRALVMSVNRAALVKNVFDTLGLVAHGPVTRAIPTSDTSIGLPYDVVAAAAALDAAGWKLSSSGIRMRNGRPLRFTLIVPTSSAPRMKFAVLLQDQWKRIGADVRLDQLELSTFGARMEAHEFDALLNAWQIDPDPASVRDEWVSAERNKAGFNFESYSNPVVDALLDSAAASGDPKQSRSLYRRAYREITEDAPALWLYESRNVFGVAPRVETTGMRADAWWARLADWKIRPPG; encoded by the coding sequence ATGAAGCCCATTTCGCTGATTCAAATCTGCGCCGCCGCCGCCGCGGTCGCCCTCTCGCTTTGCGCGTGTTCTCCCGACAGGTCTGAGAAACCGGCGGGGGGCGGAACGATAGTGATATCCGCGTCGGCCGATCCAGATCTTCTCCTCCCGCCACTCACTATGTCTGTGCAGGGAAAGCAGATCGTGGATCAGATCTTCGACAACCTGGCGGACATCGGCGACGGCATGAACACAGTCGGCGACTCCGGCTTCCGTCCACGCCTCGCGAAGAGCTGGCGCTGGGCCCCCGATTCGAGCTGGATCGAGTTCAACATCGATCCGAATGCGCGCTGGCACGATGGGAAGCGTGTGCAGTCCCCGGACGTGAGATTCACGTTCTCGCTGCTAAAGGACACCGCCGTAGGCTCCCAGCTCGCGGCGAATGTGGAGAATGTCGATTCGGTGACGCTGCCGGACCCTCTCATCGCGCGGGTATGGCTGGCGAAACATCCTCCCAACGAGTTTTTCAGACTCGCGTCCGCCATCGCCATTCTGCCCGAACATCTGCTGAAGCATGTGGCCCCGCAGTCTCTCCGCACTTCCTCTTTCGCTCGCGCTCCGATTGGCAGCGGAAGGTTCCGATTCTCGAAGTGGACACCGTCCACGAGCATCGTCCTCACGGCCGATACGGCCAACTACCGCGGCCGGCCGGAAACCGACAGGCTCGTCTGGTTGGTCTCACAGGATTACGACGGCGCCGCTTTGAGATTCCTGAGCGGCCAGGCCGACTTCCTGGACGTGGTGAAGCCGGAGCTCGTCGACAAGGTTCGTGCCGGGGGACGGCACCTATCCACCGGTACGCCGAGCCTGAATTACGGATACGTCGCATTCAACCTTCGCGACGGCGCCACCTCGCGTCCCCATCCGATCCTTTCGGATCGCGCGGTGCGCCGCGCTCTCGTCATGTCGGTCAACCGTGCGGCGCTGGTGAAAAACGTCTTCGACACGCTTGGTCTCGTGGCCCACGGACCTGTGACGCGCGCCATTCCGACGAGTGACACCAGCATCGGCCTTCCCTACGACGTGGTTGCTGCGGCCGCAGCGCTGGATGCCGCCGGATGGAAGCTTTCGTCATCGGGAATCCGGATGCGCAACGGCCGCCCGCTTCGATTCACGCTGATCGTGCCAACGTCAAGCGCACCGAGGATGAAGTTCGCCGTCCTGCTTCAGGACCAGTGGAAGCGGATAGGGGCCGACGTCCGCCTCGACCAGCTGGAGCTGTCCACGTTCGGCGCGCGAATGGAAGCCCACGAGTTCGACGCCCTGCTGAATGCCTGGCAGATTGATCCTGACCCCGCCTCCGTGCGCGACGAGTGGGTGAGCGCCGAACGCAACAAGGCCGGTTTCAATTTCGAGTCGTACTCCAACCCTGTCGTCGACGCACTCCTCGACAGCGCCGCCGCGAGCGGAGATCCGAAGCAAAGCAGATCGCTGTATCGTCGCGCGTATCGCGAGATAACGGAAGACGCGCCTGCTCTCTGGCTGTACGAGTCGCGCAATGTGTTCGGCGTCGCGCCGCGCGTCGAGACAACCGGAATGCGCGCTGACGCCTGGTGGGCCCGGCTCGCGGACTGGAAGATCCGTCCGCCGGGCTGA
- a CDS encoding sigma 54-interacting transcriptional regulator, translating into MGESPALLEVIELAHRVAASRSVTVLLVGETGTGKELFARGVHAASPRTADPFVAINCAAIPDTLLETELFGHEAGAFTDARTLKTGLFEIAGAGTIFLDEIAELPLKLQSKLLRVLEERKFRRVGGHIERQLTARIITSTNAALEPAVSEGTFRGDLFYRLNVIRIELPPLRERAGDVRLLAAYFVRRHAEGDDRPKLRISDASLDVLEQYGWPGNIRELRNVIERAVVVCSGNVIEPHHISLQRRSLVPITAAQAGMTIHIPPEGKSLNVIVNEAIHATIGLTGGNLSAAARLLGISRPTLARKLREHGLVRRTILASA; encoded by the coding sequence GTGGGGGAGAGCCCTGCGTTGCTGGAGGTCATTGAGCTCGCTCATCGAGTTGCGGCCAGCCGAAGCGTGACGGTCCTCCTTGTTGGAGAAACAGGAACCGGCAAGGAGCTTTTCGCCCGCGGAGTACATGCCGCAAGTCCGCGCACTGCTGACCCCTTTGTCGCCATCAATTGTGCGGCGATCCCCGACACTCTGCTCGAGACCGAGCTGTTCGGGCACGAGGCAGGCGCCTTCACGGATGCCCGCACGCTCAAGACGGGCCTGTTCGAGATCGCAGGAGCCGGAACCATTTTCCTCGACGAAATCGCTGAGCTTCCGTTAAAGCTTCAGTCGAAGCTGCTTCGGGTGCTCGAGGAACGGAAGTTCAGGCGCGTCGGTGGCCACATAGAGCGGCAGCTCACCGCGCGCATCATCACGAGTACCAACGCCGCTCTCGAGCCTGCTGTCAGCGAAGGGACTTTTCGAGGCGATCTTTTCTATCGTCTGAACGTCATTCGCATCGAGCTTCCTCCGCTCCGGGAGCGGGCCGGCGATGTTCGGCTCCTTGCAGCGTACTTCGTCAGGAGGCACGCCGAAGGGGACGACCGGCCCAAGCTTCGGATCTCGGACGCATCATTGGATGTCCTCGAGCAGTACGGCTGGCCGGGCAACATCCGCGAGCTGCGGAATGTCATCGAGCGTGCGGTAGTGGTTTGCTCCGGAAATGTGATCGAGCCGCACCACATCTCGCTTCAGCGCCGCTCCCTCGTTCCCATCACTGCGGCTCAGGCAGGGATGACGATCCATATCCCCCCCGAAGGCAAGTCGCTAAACGTCATTGTGAACGAAGCGATCCACGCCACGATCGGCCTTACTGGCGGTAATCTCAGCGCGGCGGCGCGTTTGCTCGGAATTTCCCGGCCGACCCTCGCCCGGAAGCTCCGTGAACACGGGCTCGTTCGGCGCACTATCCTGGCCTCTGCGTGA
- the rimM gene encoding ribosome maturation factor RimM (Essential for efficient processing of 16S rRNA) has translation MAANALAIVGLIRNAQGIRGEVVIESLTDAPDAVFASGRRVFVGDVTGLVGDGSQSLTVEGARPFKGGLMVKFTEIADRNAAELFRGRYLFSPFDELEPPAEDEVYLHDLLGMKVQLDTGELMGEVTSYYELPQGLTLDVKTAKGSVLIPYRHEVIERTDTDERVVVVKSEVGMFD, from the coding sequence ATGGCAGCCAATGCATTGGCGATCGTAGGACTGATCCGCAATGCACAGGGAATCCGCGGCGAGGTTGTCATCGAGTCGCTGACAGATGCGCCGGACGCGGTATTCGCGTCCGGCCGTCGTGTTTTTGTGGGTGACGTCACCGGCTTGGTCGGCGACGGCTCGCAGTCGCTGACCGTGGAGGGCGCGCGCCCCTTCAAAGGCGGCCTGATGGTGAAGTTCACCGAGATCGCGGACCGTAACGCCGCCGAGCTGTTTCGGGGCCGGTACCTGTTCTCGCCGTTCGATGAGCTCGAGCCACCAGCGGAGGACGAGGTCTATCTCCATGATCTCCTCGGCATGAAGGTGCAGCTCGATACCGGCGAGTTGATGGGCGAGGTCACGTCGTATTACGAGCTGCCGCAGGGTCTCACACTCGACGTGAAGACAGCGAAGGGGAGCGTGCTCATTCCGTATCGTCATGAAGTCATCGAGCGAACCGACACCGACGAAAGAGTGGTGGTGGTGAAGTCCGAAGTCGGGATGTTCGACTAG
- the trmD gene encoding tRNA (guanosine(37)-N1)-methyltransferase TrmD — MPLRINVVTIFPDFFAGPLGLSIPARAKASGGVEYNIVDLRDFTHDKHKTVDDAPYGGGAGMVMKPGPFFEAVEAIGASAPVVLLSPRGKLFSHAAAVRFAEGSELTLLCGHYKDVDQRVADHLATEEISLGDFVLSGGEAAALAIIDATVRLIPGAMSDLESARSDSFFDRGISAPSYTRPPEFRGHTVPEVLLSGDHAKIAKWREEEGARLTQRRSNR; from the coding sequence ATGCCGCTCAGGATCAACGTCGTGACGATCTTCCCCGATTTCTTCGCGGGGCCGCTGGGGCTGAGTATTCCGGCGCGGGCGAAAGCGTCCGGTGGCGTCGAGTACAACATCGTGGACCTGCGCGATTTCACTCATGACAAGCACAAGACGGTGGACGACGCCCCATACGGGGGCGGGGCCGGCATGGTGATGAAGCCGGGCCCGTTCTTCGAGGCCGTCGAGGCGATTGGCGCCAGCGCGCCGGTCGTCCTGCTATCGCCGCGCGGCAAGCTCTTCTCGCACGCCGCCGCGGTGCGATTCGCGGAGGGAAGCGAGCTCACGCTCTTGTGCGGTCATTACAAGGATGTGGACCAGCGCGTCGCGGATCATCTCGCGACCGAGGAGATCTCGCTCGGCGATTTCGTGCTGAGCGGAGGCGAGGCGGCTGCGCTGGCGATCATTGACGCGACGGTGCGCTTGATTCCGGGCGCGATGTCGGATCTGGAGAGTGCGCGCAGCGATTCATTCTTCGATCGGGGAATCAGCGCGCCGAGCTACACGCGACCGCCGGAGTTTCGTGGCCACACCGTGCCGGAGGTCCTCCTGTCAGGCGACCACGCGAAGATCGCGAAGTGGCGAGAGGAAGAAGGGGCGCGACTCACGCAGCGCCGCAGTAACCGCTGA
- a CDS encoding tetratricopeptide repeat protein, translating into MTQAHRLAEAAREAETRGENARALALYDDALAELGSHSSDPLAATVLRWKGTLLRETGQTEEACRHYLRSLAVAERTGLADVKAHVLNCLAIIAQRRGDLREAERLYEKASECATEGLEHRLLGMIQQNRGVLANMRGDFPAASSLYEESLKTFEIAGDDQAVSWVLNNLGMLHTKLGHLVEAQKHLESGLAIAKRRDDALVEEIITLNLAELWVRADDLELAEKLCSHSLEAANRRSDRLTAAEALTCRARIERKRGEFDKGIASLQMARFEAQGSEDRMLHAEIQRELGQLARDRGDTPAAKDALSQAAVEFRNVGALHDAVETETLLMHLSPG; encoded by the coding sequence ATGACGCAGGCTCATAGACTGGCCGAAGCTGCGCGCGAGGCCGAGACGAGAGGCGAGAATGCACGCGCCCTCGCGCTCTATGACGATGCGCTGGCAGAGCTTGGCTCGCACAGCTCCGACCCGCTGGCCGCGACAGTCTTGCGGTGGAAGGGCACGTTGCTGCGCGAAACCGGCCAGACGGAGGAGGCCTGCCGGCACTATTTGCGCAGTCTGGCGGTGGCCGAGCGTACCGGCCTCGCCGACGTCAAGGCGCACGTCCTCAATTGCCTGGCGATAATCGCCCAGCGACGCGGAGACCTGCGCGAAGCCGAGCGCCTGTATGAAAAGGCGTCCGAGTGCGCGACAGAGGGGCTCGAGCATCGCCTTCTTGGCATGATTCAGCAGAACCGCGGTGTGCTCGCCAACATGCGGGGCGACTTTCCGGCGGCTTCGAGTCTATATGAAGAGAGTCTCAAGACGTTCGAGATAGCTGGTGACGATCAGGCGGTATCCTGGGTGCTGAACAACCTGGGGATGCTGCACACCAAGCTCGGGCATCTGGTCGAAGCCCAAAAACACCTGGAGAGTGGATTGGCGATAGCCAAGCGCCGCGACGATGCACTCGTGGAAGAGATCATCACGCTCAACCTGGCCGAGCTGTGGGTTCGCGCCGACGATCTCGAGCTCGCTGAGAAGCTATGCTCGCACTCCCTCGAAGCAGCGAACAGACGCAGCGATCGTCTCACAGCCGCGGAAGCGCTGACCTGTCGGGCCCGGATCGAGCGGAAGCGGGGCGAGTTCGACAAGGGCATTGCCAGTCTCCAGATGGCGCGTTTCGAAGCGCAGGGCTCGGAGGATCGAATGCTGCACGCCGAGATTCAACGCGAGCTCGGGCAGCTTGCCCGGGATCGTGGAGACACTCCGGCCGCGAAGGATGCACTTTCCCAGGCCGCAGTCGAATTTCGAAACGTGGGTGCGCTCCACGACGCCGTCGAGACCGAAACGCTGCTGATGCACCTCAGCCCAGGCTGA
- the purE gene encoding 5-(carboxyamino)imidazole ribonucleotide mutase gives MSLATNPLVGVIMGSRSDWETMRHAVETLDALGVPNETRVVSAHRTPDLLFEYASSAHSRGLRVIIAGAGGAAHLPGMVSAKTTLPVLGVPVESKALKGIDSLLSIVQMPAGVPVGTLAIGKAGAINAALLATAILAIDNAELRDALDTFRQTQTQAVLDQPNPASAE, from the coding sequence CTGAGCTTGGCAACCAATCCGCTGGTCGGCGTGATCATGGGATCCAGATCCGACTGGGAAACGATGCGTCACGCCGTCGAGACGCTCGACGCCCTCGGCGTTCCCAACGAGACGCGCGTCGTCTCTGCGCATCGAACTCCCGACCTGCTGTTCGAGTACGCCAGCTCGGCGCACAGTCGGGGGCTTCGCGTGATCATTGCCGGAGCGGGGGGCGCGGCGCATCTGCCAGGCATGGTCTCCGCCAAGACGACTCTTCCCGTGCTCGGTGTTCCCGTCGAGAGCAAGGCGCTCAAGGGGATAGACTCGCTGCTTTCCATCGTGCAGATGCCCGCCGGCGTTCCGGTCGGCACTCTCGCCATCGGCAAGGCGGGAGCGATCAACGCCGCGCTGCTCGCGACGGCGATTCTTGCGATAGACAACGCCGAGCTTCGCGACGCTCTCGATACTTTCCGCCAGACTCAGACGCAGGCGGTACTGGACCAACCCAACCCAGCCAGCGCCGAGTGA
- the rplS gene encoding 50S ribosomal protein L19, which translates to MHPFIETQKEWLRGDLPPFRAGDTVRVNVRVKEGDKERLQAFEGVCLARRGSGVSETFTVRKISSGIGVERIFPTHSPMIAGITVVRRGRVRRAKLYYLRHLTGKATRIKERKVRVQVPGAEA; encoded by the coding sequence ATGCATCCATTTATCGAAACCCAGAAAGAGTGGCTCCGCGGCGATCTGCCGCCCTTCCGCGCCGGTGACACGGTTCGCGTCAATGTTCGTGTAAAGGAAGGTGACAAGGAGCGCCTCCAGGCGTTCGAGGGTGTTTGCCTGGCTCGCCGCGGCAGCGGTGTCAGCGAGACGTTCACGGTCCGCAAGATCTCCAGCGGCATCGGCGTCGAGCGCATCTTCCCGACGCATAGCCCGATGATCGCCGGAATCACGGTGGTTCGCCGCGGCCGCGTTCGTCGCGCCAAGCTCTACTACCTCCGGCACCTCACGGGCAAGGCGACCCGCATCAAGGAAAGAAAGGTGCGCGTCCAGGTTCCGGGCGCCGAGGCGTAA
- a CDS encoding HD-GYP domain-containing protein, which yields MTAAIHSGVDEGRESISIARGLERANRAEKKGRWEAACGEYERLIRNPEARLDTRLSALRLLGRAYLERGDRGAARDVLEAAVAAAEQARRPAAVARALNVVAILEQTVGNLEEAAALYVLARGQAQAAGDGALVAMIDQNAGTVASIRGDTRGALESFRLSLAGYQSLGMTDYAGQVLNNMGLAFVDLGAHRSAESAYAEAIQSFDAGGDRSKQRDVAVNQVQLWIAMRRFDKARHQCDELLAATGGEKQPWAGEVLRHMGVIARERSEYAASNEFLALAAKLADESEDYLLTADVAEQQAELFWAEERHREMLASLNRARAIYSRLNAMHRVADIERRNANLEQRFLKIARSWGDSIEGADHYTQGHCERVASLACALAVRAGLDPRDMFWFRLGALLHDVGKVIVPPEVLNKAGQLTPDEWDLMKRHPEEGLKLVAGVDFPGDVRSMIRSHHERWDGKGYPDGLAGEATSLPARILCIADVYDALTSPRPYRQALSHDEGMRIMLSADGQFDPGLIPIFTEWATPPSRPN from the coding sequence GTGACGGCGGCGATCCATTCCGGCGTGGATGAAGGACGCGAGTCGATTTCGATAGCCCGCGGCTTGGAGCGCGCCAATCGCGCGGAGAAGAAAGGCAGATGGGAGGCGGCCTGCGGCGAATACGAGCGGCTGATCAGAAATCCCGAGGCCCGCCTCGACACACGACTCTCAGCGCTACGTCTCCTGGGCCGCGCCTACCTGGAGCGTGGCGATCGCGGCGCAGCGAGAGACGTGCTGGAAGCAGCCGTCGCTGCCGCAGAGCAAGCCCGCCGACCCGCCGCGGTCGCTCGCGCGCTCAACGTAGTTGCGATCCTCGAGCAAACTGTGGGGAACCTGGAAGAGGCGGCGGCGCTTTACGTCCTGGCTCGAGGGCAGGCGCAGGCAGCGGGTGACGGCGCCCTCGTCGCGATGATCGATCAAAACGCCGGCACCGTGGCCAGCATCCGCGGCGACACCCGCGGCGCGCTCGAGTCATTCCGCCTGAGTCTCGCCGGATATCAGTCACTCGGCATGACCGACTACGCCGGGCAGGTGCTCAACAACATGGGCCTCGCGTTCGTCGACCTCGGCGCCCATCGATCCGCCGAATCGGCGTATGCAGAAGCGATCCAGTCATTCGACGCCGGTGGTGACCGCTCGAAGCAAAGAGACGTTGCCGTGAATCAGGTGCAGCTCTGGATCGCAATGCGACGGTTCGACAAGGCGCGGCATCAGTGCGACGAGCTTCTCGCCGCCACAGGTGGCGAGAAGCAACCGTGGGCGGGCGAAGTGCTTCGTCACATGGGTGTGATCGCGCGCGAGCGCTCTGAGTATGCTGCATCGAACGAATTTCTCGCCCTGGCGGCGAAGCTTGCCGACGAGTCGGAGGACTATCTGCTGACCGCCGACGTCGCGGAACAGCAGGCCGAGCTCTTCTGGGCCGAGGAGCGTCATCGCGAGATGCTGGCGAGCCTGAATCGGGCGCGCGCAATCTATTCCCGGCTCAACGCCATGCATCGCGTCGCCGACATAGAGCGGCGAAACGCCAACCTGGAACAGCGCTTTCTGAAAATTGCCCGGAGCTGGGGCGATTCGATCGAAGGCGCCGACCACTACACACAGGGCCACTGCGAACGCGTGGCCAGTCTGGCGTGCGCACTTGCCGTCCGCGCCGGACTCGATCCCCGGGACATGTTCTGGTTCAGGCTTGGTGCGCTCCTGCACGACGTGGGCAAGGTCATCGTGCCGCCCGAGGTGCTCAATAAGGCGGGGCAGCTGACGCCGGACGAATGGGATTTGATGAAGCGCCATCCGGAGGAGGGTCTCAAGCTCGTCGCCGGCGTTGACTTCCCCGGAGACGTGCGCTCGATGATCCGCAGTCATCACGAACGGTGGGATGGCAAGGGCTATCCGGACGGTCTCGCCGGCGAAGCGACTTCCCTGCCCGCGCGGATACTCTGCATCGCCGACGTCTATGACGCACTCACCTCGCCGCGTCCGTATCGTCAGGCGCTTAGCCATGACGAAGGCATGCGCATCATGCTCTCCGCTGACGGTCAGTTCGACCCCGGCCTGATACCGATTTTCACCGAGTGGGCTACCCCGCCAAGCCGCCCGAATTGA
- a CDS encoding 5-(carboxyamino)imidazole ribonucleotide synthase, which produces MIVGVMGAGQLGQMLALAGSRLGCRFRFFSPDPEAPAGRFAELVVADYDNDTALAHFAEGLDVATYEFESIPAHAVRYVAERVPTYPSPLALETAQDRAVEKACFERLKIPTARFAAVDSMREVREALERVGLPAVLKSRRLGYDGKGQAVIRTRDDIGGAWVKLGGLPAIVESFVKFTRELSIIAVRSRAGEFAFYPLVENHHSEGILRFSLAPAPGVSAGLQAKAEEYARRLMEDFGYVGVLAIELFETGEGLVANEMAPRVHNTGHWTIEGADTSQFENHLRAIIGLPLGSTEMGGAAGMVNVIGTEPDVRRLGEVDNVHVHMYGKSPGPRRKLGHITVIADDLDGVRGKVAELRHAMSR; this is translated from the coding sequence GTGATAGTCGGCGTGATGGGGGCCGGGCAGCTCGGGCAGATGCTCGCGCTTGCCGGAAGCCGGCTTGGATGCCGCTTCCGTTTTTTTTCGCCCGATCCTGAAGCGCCCGCGGGGCGATTCGCCGAGCTGGTAGTGGCGGACTACGACAACGATACCGCCCTCGCGCATTTCGCCGAAGGTCTGGATGTCGCGACGTACGAGTTCGAGAGCATCCCGGCGCATGCAGTGCGCTATGTCGCCGAGCGCGTCCCGACTTATCCGTCTCCGCTCGCGCTGGAGACCGCGCAGGACCGCGCCGTCGAAAAGGCCTGTTTCGAGCGCCTGAAAATTCCGACCGCGCGGTTCGCCGCTGTGGACAGCATGCGCGAAGTTCGCGAAGCGCTCGAGCGCGTCGGGCTGCCCGCGGTTCTCAAGTCGAGACGGCTCGGCTATGATGGAAAAGGGCAGGCCGTCATTCGCACGCGAGACGATATCGGCGGCGCGTGGGTGAAGCTTGGCGGATTGCCGGCGATCGTCGAATCGTTCGTGAAATTCACGCGCGAGCTCTCGATCATCGCCGTGAGATCGCGCGCCGGCGAGTTTGCGTTCTATCCGCTCGTGGAGAATCATCACAGCGAGGGCATCCTGCGCTTTTCGCTTGCCCCTGCGCCGGGCGTATCGGCCGGCCTGCAGGCGAAAGCAGAGGAGTATGCGCGGAGGCTGATGGAAGATTTCGGCTACGTCGGCGTGCTCGCGATCGAGCTGTTCGAGACGGGAGAGGGTCTCGTCGCCAACGAGATGGCGCCACGTGTCCACAATACGGGCCACTGGACGATCGAAGGAGCGGACACGAGCCAGTTCGAGAATCATCTTCGGGCGATCATCGGGCTTCCGCTGGGATCCACGGAAATGGGAGGCGCGGCCGGAATGGTGAACGTCATCGGCACCGAGCCGGACGTGCGGCGGCTTGGCGAGGTGGATAACGTTCATGTTCACATGTACGGGAAGTCGCCCGGCCCCCGGCGGAAGCTCGGCCACATCACAGTGATCGCGGACGACCTGGACGGTGTACGAGGCAAGGTGGCCGAGCTGCGGCACGCGATGTCGCGGTGA
- the ffh gene encoding signal recognition particle protein: MFEDLSEKLEATFARLRGRGTLSESDIKEGLREVRRVLLEADVNFQLTREFLERVEKKAVTISALSTVSPAQQLVKIVHEELATMLGERREGLKLSSVPPTVVMLVGLQGSGKTTTAAKLARKLKAEGRPTRLVAADVYRPAAIDQLETLGQQLDIPVYADRTTQDVVRIARAGVEQAKHERDRVVIVDTAGRLQIDEEMMDELRHLKEALRPTEILLVADGMTGQEAVKIAQGFDNALGVTGVILTKMDGDARGGAALSIYGVLKKPIKYIGVGEKSDALEEFHPDRMAGRILQMGDVVSLVEKAQAAFDETEAKRLQKKVKKEGMDLTDFLHAMKQIEKMGPLEGVLKMLPGVNTKVLKQAKMDPRRMRHVEAIVLSMTPEERKDPTIINGSRRARIARGCGRSISDVNRLLDQFREMQKMMKKMSQGGGGRLGMPGMPGMFGMR, translated from the coding sequence ATGTTCGAAGACCTCAGCGAAAAGCTGGAAGCCACATTCGCCCGCCTGCGCGGACGCGGAACTCTCTCGGAATCCGACATCAAGGAAGGACTCCGCGAGGTGCGCCGCGTCCTCCTCGAGGCGGACGTCAACTTCCAGCTCACCCGCGAGTTCCTCGAGCGCGTCGAGAAGAAAGCGGTAACGATTTCCGCGCTGAGCACAGTCTCGCCCGCGCAACAGCTCGTAAAGATCGTCCACGAAGAGCTCGCAACGATGCTCGGCGAGCGCCGCGAAGGGCTCAAGCTGAGCTCCGTTCCTCCGACGGTCGTGATGTTGGTCGGACTCCAGGGCTCGGGCAAGACGACCACCGCCGCCAAGCTCGCGCGGAAGCTCAAGGCCGAAGGACGCCCGACCCGTCTCGTCGCCGCCGATGTCTATCGTCCCGCTGCCATAGATCAGCTGGAGACGCTCGGACAGCAGCTCGACATTCCCGTCTACGCCGATCGCACCACGCAGGACGTGGTGAGGATCGCCAGGGCCGGCGTCGAGCAGGCGAAGCATGAGCGCGATCGCGTCGTCATCGTGGACACCGCGGGTCGTCTCCAGATTGACGAAGAGATGATGGACGAGCTCCGTCATCTGAAGGAGGCGCTGCGCCCCACCGAGATCCTGTTGGTCGCCGATGGAATGACGGGACAGGAAGCGGTGAAGATCGCGCAGGGCTTCGACAATGCCCTCGGCGTGACCGGCGTGATCCTGACGAAGATGGACGGCGACGCGCGAGGAGGTGCGGCGCTCTCGATCTACGGAGTTCTCAAAAAGCCGATCAAGTACATCGGTGTCGGCGAGAAGTCGGACGCGCTCGAGGAGTTCCACCCCGACCGCATGGCCGGCCGAATCCTCCAGATGGGGGACGTCGTCTCTCTCGTGGAGAAGGCGCAGGCGGCGTTCGACGAGACGGAAGCGAAGCGGCTGCAGAAGAAGGTGAAGAAGGAAGGGATGGACCTCACCGACTTCCTGCATGCCATGAAGCAGATCGAGAAGATGGGTCCGCTGGAGGGCGTCCTGAAGATGCTGCCGGGCGTCAACACCAAAGTGCTGAAGCAGGCGAAGATGGATCCCAGGCGGATGCGTCACGTCGAAGCGATCGTCCTCTCCATGACGCCGGAAGAGCGGAAGGATCCGACGATCATCAACGGCTCGCGGCGCGCGCGGATCGCGAGGGGCTGCGGACGCTCGATCAGCGACGTGAACCGGCTGCTCGACCAGTTCCGCGAGATGCAGAAGATGATGAAGAAGATGTCCCAGGGCGGAGGCGGCAGGCTTGGAATGCCGGGGATGCCTGGTATGTTTGGAATGCGGTAG